From one Pirellulales bacterium genomic stretch:
- the upp gene encoding uracil phosphoribosyltransferase — protein sequence MTARVQPVDSAPVQGIAIEVGHPLVRHCVTQLRNIETPPAEFRKLIHRLAVLLAYEATKDLTERAVEVRTPLCATQGHALDQRIGLVPILRAGLGMVDPVLDLIPQAEVWHLGIYRDETTLQPVEYYSRLPARQPVDVALILDPMLATGGSALAALATLTDWGVPTIKLLSMIASEEGIREVEAKYPDTQLYVAAVDPELNDHKYIVPGLGDAGDRTFNTPPR from the coding sequence GTAGGCCATCCCTTGGTCCGACACTGTGTTACGCAATTGCGGAATATCGAAACTCCGCCGGCGGAATTCCGCAAACTCATCCACCGCTTGGCCGTCTTGCTGGCCTATGAAGCGACCAAGGATCTCACCGAGCGCGCCGTCGAAGTCCGCACCCCGCTGTGCGCGACGCAGGGGCATGCGCTGGATCAACGCATCGGCCTTGTGCCCATACTGCGCGCCGGACTCGGCATGGTCGACCCAGTACTTGACCTGATTCCGCAGGCCGAAGTCTGGCACTTAGGCATCTACCGTGATGAAACCACTCTGCAACCGGTGGAATACTACAGTCGACTCCCGGCGCGACAGCCGGTGGATGTGGCACTGATTCTGGACCCCATGTTAGCCACCGGCGGATCGGCGCTTGCGGCGCTGGCGACGCTCACCGACTGGGGCGTCCCAACAATCAAGCTGCTGTCGATGATCGCCTCGGAAGAAGGAATTCGCGAGGTAGAGGCCAAATACCCGGACACGCAGCTCTATGTCGCTGCGGTCGATCCCGAATTGAACGACCACAAGTATATCGTGCCAGGTTTGGGCGACGCCGGCGACCGAACGTTCAATACGCCGCCGCGCTAG